In Leptodactylus fuscus isolate aLepFus1 chromosome 2, aLepFus1.hap2, whole genome shotgun sequence, one genomic interval encodes:
- the LOC142193905 gene encoding chymotrypsin-like elastase family member 1 isoform X1: MLRLLVLAALVLCGHCSVQYIEDVQDNSRVVGGSDAAPNAWPWQISLQYESAGNWYHTCGGSLIRANRVLTAAHCVDRDVNFRVSLGDHNLSVNEGTEQIIAVSSIRKHANWNPNNVAVGFDIAILFLASSASLNSFVKLASLPADGAVLAHNHPCIISGWGRTSTGGPLPATLQQAPLPVVAHSTCSGFLYWGSTVKTTHVCAGGNGVQAGCNGDSGGPLNCEVNGVYQVHGIASFVSGLGCNAYLKPTVFTRVSAYISWINEVSSH, from the exons ATGTTGAGGCTACTTGTACTTGCTGCCCTGGTCCTGTGCG GACACTGCTCTGTGCAGTACATAGAAGATGTACAAGACAACTCCAGAGTAGTTGGAGGTTCAGACGCTGCACCGAATGCCTGGCCATGGCAG ATCTCCCTCCAGTACGAATCTGCAGGCAACTGGTATCACACCTGTGGGGGTTCCCTGATCCGTGCTAACCGTGTGCTGACCGCTGCTCACTGTGTGGACAG AGATGTCAACTTCCGTGTGTCACTTGGAGACCATAACCTCAGTGTGAATGAAGGTACTGAGCAGATCATCGCTGTGTCCTCTATCAGGAAGCATGCTAACTGGAACCCCAATAATGTGGCTGTTGG CTTTGATATCGCCATCCTCTTCCTGGCTTCAAGCGCCTCCCTGAACAGTTTTGTGAAACTGGCTTCACTCCCAGCTGATGGCGCTGTCCTGGCCCATAACCATCCATGTATCATTAGTGGATGGGGAAGAACCAGTA CCGGTGGCCCCCTGCCAGCCACCCTCCAGCAGGCCCCTCTGCCCGTTGTTGCCCACTCCACATGCTCTGGCTTCCTCTATTGGGGCAGCACTGTGAAAACCACCCACGTGTGTGCCGGGGGTAATGGGGTCCAGGCCGGATGCAAT GGAGATTCTGGCGGACCTCTGAATTGTGAGGTTAATGGTGTCTACCAAGTTCACGGTATTGCTAGCTTTGTGTCTGGCCTGGGATGCAATGCTTACCTCAAGCCCACTGTATTCACCAGGGTGTCTGCTTACATCTCCTGGATTAATGAAGTAAGTTCACATTGA
- the LOC142193904 gene encoding chymotrypsin-like elastase family member 1 — protein sequence MLRLLVLATLVLCGHCSEQYIEDLPDNSRVVGGTNSAPNAWPWQISLQYQSGSSWYHTCGGSLIRANRVLTAAHCVDRVVNFRVSLGDHNLSVNEGTEQIIAVSTIRKHANWNPNSVSAGYDIAILFLASSASLNNYVKLASLPADGTVLANNYGCTITGWGRTTTGGSLPSILQQAPLPVVAHSTCSTSSYWGSTVKTTMVCAGGNGVQAGCNGDSGGPLNCPVNGVYQVHGIASFVSSLGCNAYQKPTVFTRVSAYISWINSNI from the exons ATGTTGAGGCTTCTTGTGCTTGCTACCCTGGTCCTGTGCG GACACTGCTCTGagcagtacatagaagacttaccAGACAACTCCAGAGTGGTCGGAGGCACAAACTCTGCACCCAATGCTTGGCCATGGCAG ATCTCCCTCCAGTATCAGTCTGGCAGCAGCTGGTACCACACCTGTGGGGGTTCCCTGATCCGTGCTAACCGTGTCCTGACCGCTGCTCACTGTGTGGACAG GGTTGTCAACTTCCGTGTGTCACTTGGAGACCATAACCTGAGTGTGAATGAAGGTACTGAGCAGATCATCGCTGTGTCCACTATCAGGAAACATGCTAACTGGAACCCCAACAGCGTGTCTGCCGG CTATGATATCGCCATCCTCTTCCTGGCTTCAAGCGcctccctgaacaactatgtaaaACTGGCTTCACTCCCAGCTGATGGCACTGTCCTGGCCAATAACTATGGCTGCACTATTACTGGATGGGGAAGAACCACTA CTGGTGGCTCTCTGCCATCCATCCTCCAGCAGGCCCCTCTGCCCGTTGTTGCCCACTCCACCTGCTCTACTAGCTCCTACTGGGGCAGCACTGTTAAGACCACCATGGTGTGCGCCGGTGGTAACGGAGTCCAGGCCGGATGCAAT GGAGATTCTGGCGGACCTCTGAACTGCCCAGTCAACGGTGTCTACCAAGTTCACGGTATTGCTAGCTTTGTGTCTTCCTTGGGATGCAATGCTTACCAAAAGCCCACTGTATTCACCAGAGTGTCTGCTTACATCTCCTGGATCAACAGC aacATCTAA
- the LOC142193905 gene encoding chymotrypsin-like elastase family member 1 isoform X2, whose protein sequence is MLRLLVLAALVLCGKSIIIYVQDNSRVVGGSDAAPNAWPWQISLQYESAGNWYHTCGGSLIRANRVLTAAHCVDRDVNFRVSLGDHNLSVNEGTEQIIAVSSIRKHANWNPNNVAVGFDIAILFLASSASLNSFVKLASLPADGAVLAHNHPCIISGWGRTSTGGPLPATLQQAPLPVVAHSTCSGFLYWGSTVKTTHVCAGGNGVQAGCNGDSGGPLNCEVNGVYQVHGIASFVSGLGCNAYLKPTVFTRVSAYISWINEVSSH, encoded by the exons ATGTTGAGGCTACTTGTACTTGCTGCCCTGGTCCTGTGCGGTAAGTCTATTATTATAT ATGTACAAGACAACTCCAGAGTAGTTGGAGGTTCAGACGCTGCACCGAATGCCTGGCCATGGCAG ATCTCCCTCCAGTACGAATCTGCAGGCAACTGGTATCACACCTGTGGGGGTTCCCTGATCCGTGCTAACCGTGTGCTGACCGCTGCTCACTGTGTGGACAG AGATGTCAACTTCCGTGTGTCACTTGGAGACCATAACCTCAGTGTGAATGAAGGTACTGAGCAGATCATCGCTGTGTCCTCTATCAGGAAGCATGCTAACTGGAACCCCAATAATGTGGCTGTTGG CTTTGATATCGCCATCCTCTTCCTGGCTTCAAGCGCCTCCCTGAACAGTTTTGTGAAACTGGCTTCACTCCCAGCTGATGGCGCTGTCCTGGCCCATAACCATCCATGTATCATTAGTGGATGGGGAAGAACCAGTA CCGGTGGCCCCCTGCCAGCCACCCTCCAGCAGGCCCCTCTGCCCGTTGTTGCCCACTCCACATGCTCTGGCTTCCTCTATTGGGGCAGCACTGTGAAAACCACCCACGTGTGTGCCGGGGGTAATGGGGTCCAGGCCGGATGCAAT GGAGATTCTGGCGGACCTCTGAATTGTGAGGTTAATGGTGTCTACCAAGTTCACGGTATTGCTAGCTTTGTGTCTGGCCTGGGATGCAATGCTTACCTCAAGCCCACTGTATTCACCAGGGTGTCTGCTTACATCTCCTGGATTAATGAAGTAAGTTCACATTGA